The proteins below are encoded in one region of Myxococcales bacterium:
- the gcvH gene encoding glycine cleavage system protein GcvH: protein MSDTQFPEDRRYTKEHEWAKLEQDSITVGITAFAVEQLGDVTLVDLPSVGSSIKAGERFGDIESVKTVSELFSPVDGEVIEVNEALADKPELINDDTYGQGWMLRIRISDQSQLEELMDAASYATFVAEQD, encoded by the coding sequence ATGAGTGACACGCAATTTCCCGAAGACCGCCGCTACACCAAGGAACATGAATGGGCCAAGCTAGAACAAGACAGCATTACAGTTGGCATTACAGCCTTTGCAGTCGAGCAGCTCGGTGATGTGACTCTGGTTGATTTGCCGTCGGTGGGCAGCTCGATCAAAGCCGGTGAGCGTTTTGGCGACATTGAATCGGTCAAAACAGTAAGCGAGCTTTTTTCGCCGGTTGATGGTGAAGTGATAGAGGTCAACGAAGCCCTCGCTGATAAACCAGAGCTCATCAACGATGACACCTATGGGCAAGGTTGGATGTTGCGTATTCGCATCAGCGATCAAAGCCAACTCGAAGAGCTCATGGATGCAGCAAGCTACGCCACCTTTGTCGCAGAACAGGACTAA
- the gcvT gene encoding glycine cleavage system aminomethyltransferase GcvT, giving the protein MGSSAVETGLRKTPLFEEHKRLGARIVPFSGWQMPVQYEGIVKEHLAVRQHAGLFDVSHMGELVITGPDAERMLDSLVTGNIAKLASGRALYCLCCNENGGVHDDLIVYRKSSSEFLVVCNASNRGKISTIFKTHADAFDCEYSDRSDDLALLALQGPEAISIMAKLGAQDSILDLPRFAYSEDKLDGIACKLARTGYTGEDGFEIFCTNADAPALWRSILVHGAKPIGLGARDTLRLEARLSLYGNEITEETNPFEAGLGWAVKLDSADFRGKAALMELKKRALSRKLVGMQMLGRGIGRHGYPVLDAQGQVIGQITSGSPSPSLDKAIALAYVKSEFASLGSQVHVQIRDKAIEAEVVPTPFYKR; this is encoded by the coding sequence ATAGGGTCGAGCGCTGTGGAAACAGGGCTACGAAAAACACCTCTTTTCGAGGAACACAAACGACTCGGTGCACGCATTGTGCCATTTTCTGGCTGGCAGATGCCGGTGCAGTATGAGGGAATTGTAAAAGAGCACCTCGCCGTACGTCAGCACGCTGGACTGTTTGACGTCTCACACATGGGAGAACTCGTTATTACCGGTCCCGACGCTGAGCGCATGCTCGATAGCTTGGTGACCGGAAACATCGCGAAACTTGCTTCGGGCCGAGCGCTGTATTGCCTTTGCTGTAACGAGAATGGTGGGGTTCATGACGATCTGATTGTGTATCGCAAAAGCAGCAGCGAATTCCTTGTCGTATGCAACGCTTCCAACCGTGGAAAGATAAGCACAATTTTCAAAACGCATGCCGATGCGTTTGATTGTGAATACAGCGACCGCTCCGATGATCTGGCGCTCTTAGCCCTTCAAGGCCCCGAAGCCATCTCCATTATGGCAAAACTTGGCGCCCAAGACAGTATCTTGGATTTGCCCCGCTTTGCGTACAGCGAAGATAAGCTCGATGGCATTGCTTGTAAGCTGGCGCGAACTGGCTACACCGGCGAAGATGGCTTTGAAATTTTCTGTACCAACGCCGACGCTCCTGCCCTATGGCGCAGCATCCTCGTACACGGCGCAAAGCCGATCGGTCTGGGCGCACGCGACACCTTGCGCTTAGAAGCCAGACTCTCTCTTTATGGCAACGAAATCACCGAAGAAACAAACCCCTTCGAGGCAGGCTTGGGTTGGGCTGTAAAACTTGACTCTGCTGATTTCCGAGGGAAAGCCGCCTTGATGGAGCTAAAAAAGCGAGCCCTATCGCGAAAATTGGTGGGTATGCAGATGCTCGGACGTGGCATCGGCCGACATGGGTACCCTGTGCTTGATGCGCAAGGACAAGTCATTGGACAAATCACCAGCGGCTCGCCCAGCCCCAGCCTGGATAAAGCCATTGCGCTAGCCTACGTGAAAAGCGAATTTGCTTCGCTTGGCAGCCAAGTTCACGTACAAATCCGAGACAAAGCCATCGAGGCAGAGGTCGTCCCCACACCTTTTTACAAACGATAA
- a CDS encoding sigma 54-dependent Fis family transcriptional regulator, with translation MAYDLRDIKQKPSIFPPGQAIHIGQRHTLLRHFDHRVKKEIETEPLAQRAEDLSSRYHLLVGSSQDARKIVIEDKAVHVGTDSDNGLVLYDSAVSRRHCRLEPGARGLRIRDLGSTNGTWVDGVQVLCAQLEHGMRVRVGKTTLYVVRAETDDKTDTKGIDGFVAKSLAMQHVVSEVERFCRFSWPVLIAGPTGVGKESIARNLHRKSIRKNGPFVALNAGGLPHDLMESELFGHEKGAFTGAVNAHKGAFERANGGVLFLDEIGELPLSAQARLLRVLENWEVLRVGGESSFSVDLRLVCATHRDLPKLVEAGEFRADLYYRIARLVIKVPALKERLEELRPLAEHFLNEMRAELGPRALGQDAFDRLCLHHWPGNVREFRNVLCAAAVSAVTPSITAADIDHAFVRLGIEGSADYPIESIEQMLVEHKGNLSSVARALGIPRSTLRDRLRTKK, from the coding sequence ATGGCTTACGATCTGCGCGATATCAAACAAAAACCTTCCATTTTTCCACCCGGGCAAGCCATTCATATTGGCCAACGACATACGCTTTTGCGTCATTTTGATCATCGCGTAAAAAAAGAGATTGAAACCGAACCGCTTGCTCAGCGGGCTGAGGATCTGTCATCGCGTTACCATCTTTTGGTGGGCAGTTCCCAAGATGCTCGAAAAATAGTGATAGAAGATAAAGCCGTGCACGTGGGCACCGATAGCGACAACGGTCTTGTGCTCTACGATTCAGCGGTAAGCCGCCGACACTGTCGTTTGGAGCCCGGCGCTCGTGGTCTTCGTATTCGGGATCTTGGTAGCACCAATGGTACCTGGGTTGATGGTGTTCAAGTCCTGTGTGCTCAGCTTGAGCACGGTATGAGGGTTCGGGTGGGTAAGACCACCCTTTATGTCGTTCGTGCTGAAACTGACGATAAGACAGACACAAAGGGGATCGATGGTTTTGTAGCCAAAAGTCTAGCGATGCAACATGTGGTATCGGAAGTCGAACGTTTCTGTCGTTTTTCTTGGCCGGTGCTTATCGCCGGTCCAACGGGCGTTGGTAAGGAAAGCATTGCACGCAATCTTCATCGCAAATCAATCCGCAAGAATGGACCTTTTGTTGCCCTCAATGCTGGAGGCTTGCCCCACGACCTTATGGAAAGTGAACTCTTTGGTCATGAAAAAGGGGCATTCACCGGAGCTGTGAATGCGCACAAAGGCGCCTTTGAACGAGCGAACGGCGGTGTCCTGTTTCTTGATGAAATAGGAGAGCTTCCGCTTAGTGCTCAAGCGAGGCTTTTACGAGTGCTGGAAAACTGGGAAGTGCTGCGTGTTGGCGGGGAGAGCTCTTTTTCGGTCGATTTACGACTTGTTTGCGCGACACATCGTGACTTGCCAAAATTAGTCGAAGCGGGCGAGTTCCGTGCGGACCTTTACTATCGCATTGCTCGCCTAGTCATTAAAGTGCCAGCTCTAAAGGAACGTCTTGAAGAACTTCGACCTTTAGCGGAACATTTTCTCAATGAAATGCGCGCAGAGCTTGGCCCTCGAGCGTTGGGGCAAGATGCTTTCGATCGATTGTGCCTGCACCACTGGCCCGGTAACGTTCGTGAGTTTCGAAATGTTTTGTGCGCCGCGGCGGTGAGTGCAGTGACGCCCAGCATCACTGCTGCGGACATCGATCACGCCTTTGTTCGTTTGGGCATCGAAGGTTCTGCGGACTATCCCATCGAGTCAATTGAACAGATGTTGGTTGAGCACAAAGGAAATCTATCATCGGTTGCAAGAGCGCTTGGCATTCCTCGTTCAACTCTTCGCGATCGACTCAGGACGAAAAAATAA